One Bosea sp. 124 genomic window, AGCCGAGGCCGCAGACGATGATCGCGGCCAGCATCAGGAGGTCGCCGGTTGGCGAGGCCGTGAAGCCCTGCGTCAACGCGAACCCCGCGACGAGCCCGTTGCCCAGACAGGAAAATAGCCAGAAGACCGGGCGTGGACGCTCGCCGCCGCGGATGACGCCGAACAGCGCGGTCGCGAGCGGCAGCAGGCCGATGAAGACGATCGAGTGGGCGGAGGTGATGTGCTGAAGGGCCAGCGCCGTCAGCAGCGGAAAGCCGATGACGACGGTGAGCGCGACGACGAGCAGCGGCAGGACATCGCGCCATGCGGGTCGTTTCTCCCGGAAGGCGAGGAGCAGGGCGAGCGCCACGATGCCGGCGATGGCGGCACGCGCCAACGTCAGGAAGACGGGATCGAAATCCGCGACTGCGACCCGCGTCGCCGGCAGGGAGCCGCTGAAAATCAGCACACCCAGAAAGCCGTTGATCCAGCCGCTCGTCGTCTTGTCCATCGTCCAGGGTCCTGCTTTGCCCCTCGATCGGCTCGTGGCGCGCATTTCTCCAGAGACAATTCAGTACAGTTAGTGCAAACTGTACTGCGCTCGGAGGCCATACAGATGATCCCAATTCCGGCTTTGGACGGCGATGGCGGCACGCGGGTCGGGCTCGTGATGCAGGCGGTCCGGTCGCGCATCTCCGGGCGTCTGCTGGCTCCCGGTGCGAGGCTGCCCTCGATCCGGGCGTTCGCCGAAACGACGGGCGTGTCGAAATCCACCGTGGTCGAGGCCTATGACCGGCTCGCCGCCGAAGGCGTAATCCAGGCGCGGCGCGGCTCCGGCTTCTATGTCGCGGGCCATGCGCCACCGTTCTCGCTCGCCGATCTCGGCCCCAGGCTGGAACGCGCCGTCGATCCGTTCTGGGTCTCGCGGCAGTCGCTCGATGCCGGGGAAGGGGTCCTGAAGCCGGGCTGTGGCTGGCTGCCGGCGGAGTGGCTGCCACAGGACAGCCTGCGCCGGGGGCTGAGGTCCCTGTCGCGCGCGCCGGCCGAGACGCTCGCCGATTACGGCACGCCGCTGGGGCTCTCAGCCCTGCGGCAGCTCCTGGCCCGTCGCATGGCGGGCCACGGCCTCGAGGCTGCGCCGGACCAGATCATGCTGACGGAATCCGGCACGCAGGCGCTCGATCTCGTCTGCAGCTTCCTGGTCGAGCCGGGCGACACGGTGCTCGTCGACGACCCCTGCTATTACAACTTCCATGCCCTGCTGCGGGCGCATCGCGTCCGGCTCGTCGGCGTGCCCTATACCCGCCACGGGCCGGATACCGCCCTGTTCGAGCAGGCTCTGGCGGAGCATCGTCCGCGCCTCTACATCACCAATTCGGCGCTCCATAACCCGACCGGCGCGACGCTGTCCCCGGTCGTCGCGCATCGCCTGCTCAAGCTCTCCGAGCCGTTCGGGTTGACGATCGTCGAGGACGACATCCTCGCCGATTTCGAACCAGAGCCGTCGCCGCGCCTGGCCGCCTATGACGGGCTCGAGCGGGTTGTCCAGATCGGCAGCTTTTCCAAATCGCTCTCGGCCTCGGTGCGCTGCGGCTATATCGCGGCGCGGCCGGACTGGATCGAGCGGCTGATCGATCTGAAGATCGCAGCCTCCTTCGGCACCGGCCGGCTCGCGGCCGAACTCGTCCTGACCGTGCTGAGGGATGGCAGCTATCGCAAGCACATGGACGGGCTGCGCGGCCGCCTCGCACGGGCCATGGGCGAGACCTCGGCCCGGCTCAGGGCCATGGGCATCCTGCCTTGGATCGAACCGCGTGGCGGTATGTTCCTGTGGTGCGAATTGCCGGACGGGCTGGATGCGTCCGTGATCGCGCGGCAGCTTCTGGCGGAGGGCATCGTGCTGGCGCCGGGCAATGTCTACAGCCTGTCGCAGACGGCCAACCGCTTCCTGCGCTTCAATGTGGCGCAGTCCGGCGATCCGCGGCTGTTCAGCGCGCTCGGGCGGGCAATGGGCGCTGCTGAGAGGCGCGGCGCCGCGGAATAGATTGGGCTTGCGCAAACACCGTTCTCGACATAAAGATATCTTTATATCTTTTTCTGCGTCGACACGGAGTTTGCGCGCTTGCGTCAGCCGACCACGCTCTCCTCGGATGTCCTGCTTGCCGGCCTGCGCGCCGCTGGCGAGGAGACGCGGCTGCGCATTCTGGCGCTGCTGTCGGAGGGGGAGCTGTCGGTGTCGGACCTGACCGACATCCTCGGGCAGTCGCAGCCGCGCATTTCGCGCCACCTCAAGTTGTTGGCAGAGGCCGGGCTGGTGAGGCGCTCCCGCGAGGGCGCCTGGGCCTTCTTCCGCCTCGACGAGACCGGGGCGGGCGGCGCCTTCGCCGCGTCGCTTGCGGCCTGGCTCGACAGGTCCGATCCGGTTTTGGCGGCAGATCGTGAGCGTCTTGCGGCGGTGCGCGGCACGCGGGCGGAGGTCGCGCAGAATTATTTCGCCAGCGTCGCGCGAGACTGGGACCGTCTGCGCACGCTGCACGTGCCCGACGATGCAGTCGAGGGCGCGGTCGAAGCCGCTGTCGGCAAGGGCACGCCCGGCAGCATGCTCGATCTCGGCACGGGCACGGGCCGCATGCTGCAGCGGGTCGCGCCGAAATTCGGCCGGGCAGTGGGCGTCGATGCGAACCACGCCATGCTCGCCGTGGCGCGCGCCAATCTGGAGAAGGCCGGGCTCTCCCGCGTGGAACTGCGCCAGGGCGACATCTACGCGCTGCCTTTCCCGCGCGGAAGCTTCGACCTCGTCATCATCCACCAGGTCCTGCATTTCCTCGACGATCCTGGCCGCGCGGTGAGGGAGGCTGCCGCGATGCTGAGCCCCGGCGGGCGGTTGATCGTGGTCGATTTCGCGCCCCATGAGATGGAATTCCTGCGGACCGAGCATGCCCATCGCCGGCTCGGCTTCTCGCGGGCGCAGATCGCCGGCTGGTTCGCGGAAGCCGGGCTCGCCTGCGATCTGTCCGAAGAGATCACGCTCGCAGGCGGCGTTTCGGGCCAGTTGCCGGTCATGCTCTGGCGGGGATGCGACCGGCGCGTCCAGTCCGATCCGCCGGTGCGGCAGAACAATCTAGAGGTGGCCTGATGACTGCGTTTCGCCCGAGCCGGCACGGCTCCCGCCGCCCGAAGGTGTCCTTCGAGTTCTTCCCGCCGAAGAGCGAGGAGATGGAGGTCGCGCTCTGGGAGAGCGTGCGCCGGCTCGAGCCGCTCGGACCCTCCTTCGTTTCGGTGACCTATGGCGCCGGCGGCTCGACGCGGGAGCGCACGCATTCGACCGTCAAGCGCATGGTCGAGGAGACCGGGCTGAAGCCGGCCGCGCACCTGACCTGTGTTTCGGCCTCGCGCGACGAGGTCGACGAGGTCATCCGGGCCTATTGGGATGCCGGGGTGCGCCATGTCGTGGCGCTGCGCGGCGATCCCGCCGGTGGGCTCGGCACGGTCTACGAGCCGCATCCGCAGGGCTATCACCAGACCTCGGATCTTGTCGCCGGGCTCAGGCGCATCGGTGATTTCGAGGTCACGGTCTCGGCCTATCCGGAGAAGCATCCGGAAGCGGCCTCGCTCGACGCCGATATCGAGGCGTTGAAGAAGAAGGTCGATGCCGGGGCGACCCGCGCGATTACCCAGTTCTTCTTCGATAACGACGTCTATTTCCGCTATCTCGACAAGGTGCGGGCGGCGGGTATCGATATTCCGATCCTGCCCGGCATCGTGCCGGTCCAGAACTTCAGGCAGACCGCCAATTTCGCCCGCAAGACCGGGGCGAGCGTGCCGCAATGGCTGGCCGACCGCTTCGAGGGGCTGGAGGAGGACGCGGCGACGCGCCGGCTGGTGGCCGCCGCCGTCTGCGCCGAACAGGCGCTCGACCTGATCGATCGCGGCGCGAGCGACCTGCATTTCTACACGATGAATAAAGCCGACCTGGTCTATGCGATCTGCCATCTGGTCGGGGTCAAGCCCGAGCCGGCGGTGGCGCAGGCCGCGGCGGCTGCGTGATTTGACCGCCCTCATCCTGAGGAGCCGCCGAAGGCGGCGTCTCGAAGGATGGTCCAGGAGGTTCCGGAGACATCTGGAGCATCCTTCGAGACGGCCCTGCGGGCCTCCTCAGGATGAGGGCTATAGAGTTCTAAAGGCGTAGTTCCGGTTCCACGAAAGCGTGACGATGACCGACTTCACCCCTACCCCTGTCGACGGCGCCGAGATCCAGCGCGCGCTGCGCCAGTCCGCCTCCGAGCGCATCCTCGTGCTCGACGGCGCGATGGGGACGCAGATCCAGAACCAGAAGTTCTCCGAGGCCGATTTCCGGGGCGAGCGCTTCAAGGGCTGGAACCACGACCTCAAGGGCAACAACGACCTGCTGGTGCTGACGCAAGCCGAGGCGATCCGCGACATCCATCTGGCCTATTTTCAGGCCGGTGCCGACATCGTCGAGACCAACACCTTCTCTTCCACCCAGATCGCCCAGGCCGATTACGGCATGGAGGCGCTGGCCTATGAGCTGAATGTCGTTTCGGCGAAGCTGGCCCGTGAGGCGGCCGCGATCGCGCAGAAGGCCGATGGCCGGCGCCGTTATGTCGCCGGCGCGATCGGCCCGACCAACCGAACGCTGTCGATCTCGCCCGACGTCAACAATCCTGGCTTTCGCGCCGTGACCTTCGATCAGGTGCGCGAATCCTATGCCGAGCAGGTGAGGGGGCTGATCGATGGCGGCTCCGAGATCATCCTGGTCGAGACGATCTTCGATACGCTCAACGCCAAGGCGGCGATCGTCGCGATCGAGAACGTCTTCCGCGAGCGGGGCATCCGCCTGCCGGTGATGATCTCCGGCACGATCACCGATCTGTCCGGCCGCACGCTCTCGGGGCAGACCACGGAGGCCTTCTGGAACGCGATCCGGCATTCGGCGCCGCTGACGGTTGGCCTCAACTGCGCGCTCGGCGCGCGCGAGATGCGGGCCCACATCAAGGATCTGTCGCGCGTCGCCGACACGCTGATCTGCGCCTATCCGAATGCCGGCCTGCCGAACGAATTCGGCATGTATGACGAGAGCCCCGAGGCGACAGCCGGCATGCTGGCCGAGTTCGCCGATGCCGGGCTCGTCAATGTCGTCGGCGGCTGCTGCGGCACGACGCCTGAGCATATCCGCGCGATCGCGCAGGCTGTCGCCGGCAAGGCGCCGCGACAGGTGCCCGAGATCAAGCGCTATCTTCGGCTCGCGGGGCTGGAGCCCTTCACGCTCGACGAGACCATCCCCTTCGTCAATATCGGCGAGCGCACCAACGTCACCGGCTCCGCCAGGTTCAGGAAGCTGGTCACGTCCGGCGATTATGCGGCGGCGCTCGATGTCGCGCGCGACCAGGTCGCCAATGGCGCGCAGGTCATCGACATCAACATGGATGAGGGCCTGCTCGACTCGCAGGCGGCGATGACCGAGTTCTGCAACCTGATCGCCTCGGAGCCGGACATCAGCCGCGTGCCGATCATGGTCGA contains:
- a CDS encoding DMT family transporter — protein: MDKTTSGWINGFLGVLIFSGSLPATRVAVADFDPVFLTLARAAIAGIVALALLLAFREKRPAWRDVLPLLVVALTVVIGFPLLTALALQHITSAHSIVFIGLLPLATALFGVIRGGERPRPVFWLFSCLGNGLVAGFALTQGFTASPTGDLLMLAAIIVCGLGYAEGAALSRRLGGWQVISWALLLSLPVTAGLALTMMPASFAETGRSAWLGLAYVSLFSMLIGFVFWYRGLAQGGIAAVGQLQLLQPFFGLALAALLLGETVSWQMLAVCAAVAACVAGAKRFAR
- a CDS encoding PLP-dependent aminotransferase family protein, which translates into the protein MIPIPALDGDGGTRVGLVMQAVRSRISGRLLAPGARLPSIRAFAETTGVSKSTVVEAYDRLAAEGVIQARRGSGFYVAGHAPPFSLADLGPRLERAVDPFWVSRQSLDAGEGVLKPGCGWLPAEWLPQDSLRRGLRSLSRAPAETLADYGTPLGLSALRQLLARRMAGHGLEAAPDQIMLTESGTQALDLVCSFLVEPGDTVLVDDPCYYNFHALLRAHRVRLVGVPYTRHGPDTALFEQALAEHRPRLYITNSALHNPTGATLSPVVAHRLLKLSEPFGLTIVEDDILADFEPEPSPRLAAYDGLERVVQIGSFSKSLSASVRCGYIAARPDWIERLIDLKIAASFGTGRLAAELVLTVLRDGSYRKHMDGLRGRLARAMGETSARLRAMGILPWIEPRGGMFLWCELPDGLDASVIARQLLAEGIVLAPGNVYSLSQTANRFLRFNVAQSGDPRLFSALGRAMGAAERRGAAE
- a CDS encoding metalloregulator ArsR/SmtB family transcription factor produces the protein MRQPTTLSSDVLLAGLRAAGEETRLRILALLSEGELSVSDLTDILGQSQPRISRHLKLLAEAGLVRRSREGAWAFFRLDETGAGGAFAASLAAWLDRSDPVLAADRERLAAVRGTRAEVAQNYFASVARDWDRLRTLHVPDDAVEGAVEAAVGKGTPGSMLDLGTGTGRMLQRVAPKFGRAVGVDANHAMLAVARANLEKAGLSRVELRQGDIYALPFPRGSFDLVIIHQVLHFLDDPGRAVREAAAMLSPGGRLIVVDFAPHEMEFLRTEHAHRRLGFSRAQIAGWFAEAGLACDLSEEITLAGGVSGQLPVMLWRGCDRRVQSDPPVRQNNLEVA
- the metF gene encoding methylenetetrahydrofolate reductase [NAD(P)H] — protein: MTAFRPSRHGSRRPKVSFEFFPPKSEEMEVALWESVRRLEPLGPSFVSVTYGAGGSTRERTHSTVKRMVEETGLKPAAHLTCVSASRDEVDEVIRAYWDAGVRHVVALRGDPAGGLGTVYEPHPQGYHQTSDLVAGLRRIGDFEVTVSAYPEKHPEAASLDADIEALKKKVDAGATRAITQFFFDNDVYFRYLDKVRAAGIDIPILPGIVPVQNFRQTANFARKTGASVPQWLADRFEGLEEDAATRRLVAAAVCAEQALDLIDRGASDLHFYTMNKADLVYAICHLVGVKPEPAVAQAAAAA